In the genome of Actinobacillus genomosp. 1, the window AATATTTTGCACTTTATGATAACAACCCAATCGCACGCACAATGCCAATCATTCCTTCTGCCGCAATGTCGCTAATAATTTTGCCTTGGGGATTGAATGTATAAAAATTCATTACGCTAATCGAAAAATGTTTACCCGTGGAGGGAACGCCCATAAATTCGTGCTGATGGGTGCCACTACAAGTCCAACGCACCGCAATTTTGTGATCTTGAACAATCGTTTCTTCCTTTTTCCATTGCACATCTG includes:
- a CDS encoding ester cyclase, with the protein product MSQLDLNALITRLETAINTADEKLLNELVDETAPFYTPVSPAPLYGATGFLAVVNLMRASFPDVQWKKEETIVQDHKIAVRWTCSGTHQHEFMGVPSTGKHFSISVMNFYTFNPQGKIISDIAAEGMIGIVRAIGLLS